The Sesamum indicum cultivar Zhongzhi No. 13 linkage group LG2, S_indicum_v1.0, whole genome shotgun sequence genome contains a region encoding:
- the LOC105156078 gene encoding heavy metal-associated isoprenylated plant protein 30 — translation MPKGRPLSLQTVELKVRMCCTGCVRVVKEAIHKLRGVDSVEVELEMEKVTVIGYVDRNKVIKAVRRAGKRAEFWPYPNPPLYFTSANNYFKDTTVDYKETYNYWRHGYNAADRHGALHLTHRGDDKVSNFFNDDNVNACTLM, via the exons ATGCCTAAGGGTCGACCGCTTTCTTTGCAG ACTGTGGAGCTGAAAGTGAGGATGTGCTGCACTGGCTGTGTGAGGGTTGTCAAAGAAGCCATTCACAAACTTAGAG GGGTGGACTCGGTAGAGGTGGAGCTGGAGATGGAGAAGGTGACGGTGATAGGGTACGTGGACCGGAACAAAGTGATAAAGGCGGTGAGGAGGGCGGGGAAGCGGGCGGAGTTCTGGCCCTACCCCAATCCTCCTCTCTACTTCACCTCCGCCAACAACTACTTCAAGGACACCACCGTCGACTACAAAGAGACCTACAACTACTGGCGTCACGGCTACAACGCCGCCGACCGCCACGGCGCTCTTCACCTCACCCACCGTGGTGACGACAAAGTCAGCAACTTCTTCAATGATGACAATGTTAATGCATGCACCCTCAtgtaa